In a single window of the Pongo abelii isolate AG06213 chromosome 1, NHGRI_mPonAbe1-v2.0_pri, whole genome shotgun sequence genome:
- the GPR161 gene encoding G-protein coupled receptor 161 isoform X4, which translates to MVYPMKITGNRAVMALVYIWLHSLIGCLPPLFGWSSVEFDEFKWMCVAAWHREPGYTAFWQIWCALFPFLVMLVCYGFIFRVARVKARKVHCGTVVIVEEDAQRTGRKNSSTSTSSSGSRRNAFQGVVYSANQCKALITILVVLGAFMVTWGPYMVVIASEALWGKSSVSPSLETWATWLSFASAVCHPLIYGLWNKTVRKELLGMCFGDRYYREPFVQRQRTSRLFSISNRITDLGLSPHLTALMAGGQPLGHSSSTGDTGFSCSQDSGTDMMLLEDYTSDDNPPSHCTCPPKRRSSVTFEDEVEQIKEAAKNSILHVKAEVHKSLDSYAASLAKAIEAEAKINLFGEEALPGVLLTARTVPGGGFGGRRGSRTLVSQRLQLQSIEEGDVLAAEQR; encoded by the exons ATGGTGTACCCCATGAAGATCACGGGGAACCGGGCTGTGATGGCACTTGTCTACATCTGGCTTCACTCGCTCATCGGCTGCCTGCCACCCCTGTTTGGTTGGTCATCGGTGGAGTTTGATGAGTTCAAATGGATGTGTGTGGCTGCTTGGCACCGGGAGCCTGGCTACACGGCCTTCTGGCAGATCTGGTGTGCCCTCTTCCCCTTTCtggtcatgctggtgtgctatgGCTTCATCTTCCGCGTGGCCAGGGTCAAGGCACGCAAGGTGCACTGTGGCACAGTCGTCATCGTGGAGGAGGATGCTCAGAGGACCGGGAGGAAGAACTCCAgcacctccacctcctcttcAGGCAGCAGGAGGAATGCCTTTCAGGGTGTGGTCTACTCGGCCAACCAGTGCAAAGCCCTCATCACCATCCTGGTGGTCCTCGGTGCCTTCATGGTCACCTGGGGCCCCTACATGGTTGTTATTGCCTCTGAGGCCCTCTGGGGGAAGAGCTCCGTCTCCCCGAGCCTGGAGACTTGGGCCACATGGCTGTCCTTTGCCAGCGCTGTCTGCCACCCCCTGATCTATGGACTCTGGAACAAGACAGTTCGCAAAGAACTACTGGGCATGTGCTTTGGGGACCGGTATTATCGGGAACCATTTGTGCAACGACAGAGGACTTCCAGGCTCTTCAGCATTTCCAACAGGATCACAG ACCTGGGCCTGTCCCCACACCTCACGGCACTCATGGCAGGTGGACAGCCCCTGGGGCACAGCAGCAGCACGGGGGACACTGGCTTCAGCTGCTCCCAGGACTCAG GGACAGATATGATGCTGCTTGAGGACTACACGTCTGATGACAACCCTCCCTCTCACTGCACTTGCCCACCCAAGAGAAGGAGCTCGGTGACATTTGAGGATGAAGTGGAACAAATCAAAG AAGCTGCCAAGAACTCGATTCTTCATGTGAAAGCTGAAGTACACAAGTCCTTGGACAGTTACGCAGCAAGCTTGGCCAAAGCCATTGAGGCCGAAGCCAAAATCAACTTATTTGGGGAGGAGGCTTTGCCAGGGGTCTTGCTCACAGCACGGACTGTCCCGGGGGGCGGCTTTGGGGGCCGCCGAGGCAGCAGAACTCTTGTGAGCCAGAGGCTGCAGTTGCAGAGCATTGAAGAAGGAGATGTTTTAGCTGCCGAGCAGAGATGA